The Macaca fascicularis isolate 582-1 chromosome 1, T2T-MFA8v1.1 genome includes a window with the following:
- the LOC123572821 gene encoding olfactory receptor 5AR1-like — protein MDTENHSVVTEFIFMGITQDPQMQIIFFVVFLIVYLVNVVGNVVIPDVGMIILIITDTQLHTPMYFFLCNLSFVDLGYSSAIAPGMLAGFLTKHKVISFSSCATQFAFFVGFVDAECYVLAAMAYDRFVAICQPLRYSTLMSKRVCLALMLGSYLAGLVSLVAHTTLIFSLSYCGSNIINHFFCEIPPLLALSCSDTCISEILLFNLCGFIEFSTILIFISYTFILVAIIRMRSAEGRLKAFSTCGSHLTGITLFYGPVLFMYLRPTSSCSLDQEKWASVFHTIIIPMLNPLIYSLRNKDVKAAFKILIRKTLNNNTK, from the exons GATGCAGATCATCTTCTTCGTGGTTTTCCTCATAGTTTACCTGGTTAATGTAGTGGGGAAtgttg ttatacctgatgttgGTATGATTATCCTGATTATAACAGACACTCAGCTTCACACACCCATGTATTTTTTCCTCTGCAACCTCTCCTTTGTTGACCTGGGCTACTCCTCAGCCATTGCCCCCGGGATGCTGGCTGGCTTCCTAACAAAGCACAAAGTTATCTCCTTCTCCAGCTGTGCCACCCAGTTTGCTTTCTTTGTAGGTTTTGTGGATGCTGAGTGCTATGTCCTGGCAGCCATGGCCTATGATCGTTTTGTGGCTATCTGTCAACCCCTCCGCTATAGCACCCTCATGTCCAAGCGGGTCTGCTTGGCTCTTATGCTGGGCTCTTACCTGGCTGGTCTAGTAAGTTTAGTAGCCCACACTACCCTCATCTTCAGCCTGAGTTACTGTGGTTCCAATATCATCAATCATTTCTTCTGCGAAATCCCACCACTCTTGGCCCTCTCTTGTTCAGACACCTGCATCAGTGAGATCTTGCTCTTCAATCTGTGTGGCTTCATTGAATTCAGCACCATCCTCATCTTCATCTCCTATACCTTTATCCTTGTTGCAATCATCAGAATGCGTTCAGCCGAAGGCCGCCTTAAGGCTTTCTCCACCTGTGGGTCTCACCTTACTGGCATCACCCTCTTCTATGGCCCAGTCCTGTTTATGTACCTGAGGCCAACATCCAGCTGCTCTCTGGACCAAGAGAAGTGGGCCTCTGTGTTCCACACGATTATCATCCCCATGTTGAATCCCTTGATCTACAGTTTGCGGAACAAAGATGTGAAAGCTGCTTTCAAAATACTAATTCGAAAAACCCTCAATAATAACACAAAATGA